One genomic segment of Hugenholtzia roseola DSM 9546 includes these proteins:
- a CDS encoding tetratricopeptide repeat protein, with translation MKTSTLSVSFSQMMRYIGRHWLSSLTIQRFVIICFAVSLYFQTAFYDYATDSARLLSQSQVTHKGIGIDAILHMMMHETFDGVKSDNTLPSSEHYQPFTIFTFAAEYSLFGIDPHISHLVNIVLYALTGLLLLSVVNRIFKYYLDAGSKGLISFVAVLIFIAHPLHTEVVASVKGRNEILSFLWLLLMTYLLLRASYARASMKLILLPLVAISFFLALLTEATAVTFLLIVPLMLYFFVKLRKQDYLVLGVPVALTAGAYWFMRDFFLKKVEMAQVVNDVLHNPLAGSTVLQKISTIAYVFGKYLQLLIFPHPLSHDYSFGQIPIKEWYDPFVLLSVAIYVVMGYFAIRLFRKKSIFSFAYFCFLGYLLVIYITDYLIYPNEFVFLPRGTLLTERLLYLPSLPFAMAASYFVYQLFRHLVFSRRGRAIKVYAYTFFGTSLILFAYSGKTIWRNFDWQNKGTLLAADIKNSPYSVNLRMRYADFLKEEAAKKAKSKERVLLLSSAAEQIKAALEVYPDYVEGLTLLGDIYLRLQRVEEAQAIFEQTLEKDPNCARAQGGLGRVQFLKQNFEKSKAYCKQWVVLSKKNNTGDADEAFFHFGRALEKTGEEELALSAYKTATIENPQHAAAYSHMAALLEKQQKQNQALENYHKAVAADKYMIEPYLHLSRIYQTLGEQKKATITLEEAIKINPEVPNLYQNLAELYQKNGDVVKAEVYFAKASVLEKERVAN, from the coding sequence ATGAAGACCTCTACTCTTTCGGTTAGTTTTTCGCAAATGATGCGCTACATTGGTCGTCATTGGCTTAGTAGCCTGACGATTCAAAGGTTTGTCATTATTTGTTTTGCCGTAAGTTTGTATTTCCAAACCGCTTTTTACGACTACGCCACTGATAGCGCACGCCTGCTCTCACAAAGCCAAGTTACGCACAAAGGCATTGGCATTGATGCCATTCTGCACATGATGATGCACGAAACCTTCGACGGCGTAAAAAGCGACAATACCTTGCCCAGCAGCGAACACTACCAACCTTTTACCATTTTTACCTTTGCTGCCGAGTATTCTCTCTTTGGGATAGACCCTCATATTAGCCATTTGGTCAATATCGTGCTATACGCGCTAACGGGCTTGCTTTTGCTTTCGGTTGTCAATCGCATTTTTAAATACTATTTAGATGCAGGCTCGAAGGGCTTGATTTCTTTTGTGGCGGTTCTGATATTTATTGCGCACCCCTTACATACCGAAGTGGTCGCAAGTGTGAAAGGGCGCAATGAAATTCTATCTTTCCTTTGGCTTTTGCTCATGACCTACCTACTGCTGCGTGCCAGCTATGCACGTGCTTCCATGAAGCTCATTTTGCTGCCTTTGGTGGCGATTTCCTTCTTTTTAGCTCTGCTTACAGAAGCGACAGCGGTTACTTTTTTGCTCATTGTGCCGCTTATGCTTTATTTTTTCGTAAAATTAAGAAAACAAGACTACCTCGTCTTGGGCGTACCTGTGGCACTGACGGCAGGGGCGTACTGGTTTATGCGCGATTTTTTTCTCAAAAAAGTAGAGATGGCGCAGGTGGTCAATGATGTACTGCACAACCCTTTGGCAGGGAGTACGGTACTGCAAAAGATTAGCACCATTGCTTATGTTTTTGGAAAGTACCTACAACTGCTCATCTTTCCGCACCCCCTTTCGCACGATTATTCCTTTGGGCAGATACCCATTAAAGAATGGTATGACCCCTTTGTGTTGCTTTCTGTCGCTATCTATGTCGTGATGGGCTACTTTGCCATTCGCCTTTTTCGGAAAAAAAGTATTTTTTCTTTCGCCTATTTTTGCTTTTTAGGCTATCTGCTTGTCATTTACATTACTGATTATCTTATCTATCCAAATGAATTTGTCTTTCTGCCGCGCGGTACATTGCTAACTGAACGCTTGCTTTATTTGCCCTCCCTGCCCTTTGCGATGGCTGCCTCCTACTTTGTGTATCAATTATTTCGACACTTGGTCTTTTCGCGCAGAGGACGCGCTATCAAAGTGTATGCTTATACCTTCTTTGGCACATCTTTGATATTGTTTGCGTATTCGGGCAAAACCATTTGGCGCAATTTTGACTGGCAAAACAAAGGCACACTTTTAGCCGCCGACATCAAAAATTCGCCTTATAGCGTCAATTTGAGAATGCGCTATGCAGATTTTCTCAAAGAGGAAGCCGCCAAAAAAGCGAAGTCTAAGGAGCGGGTCTTGCTGCTTTCTTCGGCTGCCGAACAGATAAAGGCAGCACTCGAAGTCTATCCCGATTACGTAGAAGGACTCACGCTTTTGGGCGATATCTACCTGCGATTACAGCGTGTAGAAGAGGCGCAAGCCATTTTTGAGCAAACCCTCGAAAAAGACCCCAACTGTGCGCGTGCGCAGGGCGGTCTGGGGCGTGTGCAGTTCCTCAAACAGAATTTTGAAAAGTCGAAAGCCTATTGCAAGCAGTGGGTCGTATTGAGCAAAAAAAATAACACAGGAGATGCCGACGAAGCCTTTTTCCACTTCGGACGCGCCTTAGAAAAAACAGGTGAAGAGGAATTAGCCCTTTCTGCCTACAAAACCGCCACCATAGAAAATCCACAGCATGCAGCGGCTTATAGCCACATGGCGGCTCTTCTCGAAAAGCAACAAAAGCAAAATCAGGCACTCGAAAATTACCACAAAGCCGTTGCTGCCGATAAGTATATGATTGAACCTTATTTGCACCTAAGCCGCATTTATCAGACCTTAGGCGAACAGAAAAAAGCTACCATTACGCTGGAAGAAGCCATCAAAATCAATCCCGAAGTGCCGAATTTGTATCAGAATTTGGCAGAATTGTACCAAAAAAATGGTGATGTGGTGAAGGCAGAAGTTTATTTTGCAAAAGCCTCCGTCTTGGAAAAGGAAAGAGTAGCCAACTAA
- a CDS encoding metallophosphoesterase, whose protein sequence is MNRTLILLLILSLLGFLDWYAFQSIKTLTAASSELTRRISTYVYWTISASAIASMLIYSFVPNAPHSLRQMLVSWAFMIYIAKFFGLFFVLLDDLIRAVKWVYFRFFTPESAPISEENTITRSEFLAKTALVAMATPVGAMTWGILSGAHDYRIRRRTVVLPHLPKAFDGLRLVQISDIHSGSFFNKTAVKGGIEMILNEKPDLICFTGDLVNNIAPEMRDYQDLFSRLKADLGVFSVLGNHDYGDYYRWDSKAEKAKNLQDLIQTHKNMGWNLLQDQHHIFTQNGEKLALIGVQNWGTGGFARYGNLEKAYQGSQEAATKILLSHDPSHWDAQVNGTKANLTENLTFFEAQNIQKRQFKDIDLTLSGHTHGMQFGIETPFFRWSPVQYRYEQWADLYQKENQYLYVNRGFGYIGYPGRIGMPPEITVLELKRA, encoded by the coding sequence ATGAATCGCACCCTTATCCTTTTGCTTATCCTTTCGCTGCTTGGTTTTCTCGACTGGTACGCCTTTCAGAGCATCAAAACCCTGACGGCAGCCTCTTCCGAACTGACGCGCCGCATCTCCACCTATGTCTATTGGACAATTTCGGCTTCAGCAATCGCAAGCATGCTCATCTATAGTTTTGTTCCCAATGCGCCTCATTCTTTGCGTCAGATGCTGGTTTCTTGGGCTTTTATGATTTATATTGCTAAATTTTTCGGACTCTTTTTTGTTTTGTTAGATGATTTGATAAGAGCCGTCAAATGGGTTTATTTTCGTTTTTTCACGCCTGAAAGTGCGCCTATTAGCGAAGAAAATACGATTACGCGCTCCGAATTTTTGGCAAAAACTGCCTTAGTTGCGATGGCAACTCCTGTCGGGGCAATGACTTGGGGCATCTTATCGGGAGCGCACGATTACAGAATCCGCCGCCGCACCGTTGTCTTGCCCCACTTGCCCAAAGCCTTCGATGGCTTGCGCTTGGTACAAATTTCAGACATTCATTCAGGTAGTTTTTTCAATAAAACGGCAGTAAAAGGGGGAATAGAGATGATTTTAAACGAAAAACCCGACCTTATCTGCTTTACAGGCGATTTGGTCAATAACATTGCCCCCGAAATGCGCGACTACCAAGACCTTTTTAGCCGACTCAAAGCCGATTTAGGCGTATTTTCTGTTTTGGGCAATCACGACTACGGCGATTACTACCGTTGGGATTCGAAGGCAGAAAAGGCTAAAAATTTACAGGATTTGATACAAACCCATAAAAATATGGGTTGGAATTTATTACAAGACCAGCATCATATCTTTACCCAAAATGGCGAAAAATTAGCCCTTATTGGCGTACAAAATTGGGGTACAGGCGGATTTGCGCGTTATGGCAATTTAGAAAAAGCCTATCAGGGCAGCCAAGAAGCAGCCACTAAAATTCTACTTTCGCACGACCCCTCACATTGGGACGCGCAAGTCAATGGCACAAAGGCAAATCTTACCGAAAACCTAACATTTTTTGAGGCACAAAATATCCAAAAACGCCAATTCAAGGACATCGACCTGACCCTTTCGGGACACACGCATGGCATGCAATTTGGCATCGAAACGCCCTTTTTCCGCTGGAGTCCTGTGCAGTATCGCTATGAACAGTGGGCAGATTTATACCAAAAAGAAAATCAGTATCTCTATGTAAATCGCGGATTTGGTTATATCGGCTACCCTGGACGTATCGGCATGCCGCCCGAAATTACGGTCTTGGAATTGAAACGCGCCTAA
- a CDS encoding T9SS type A sorting domain-containing protein, with the protein MKKNIHLWLFCYSVFLLLPSFPLLRAQNVQNYAITAGSNEALVGGGGWTQLIGANQQSVASAAVPIGFEVWFMGERFTDFNVNVNGVLRFGTAILPTTANTPGITDNARICAFAHATTGNSTWSTESNGSVRYKVIGTAPNRRLVVDWDNIRMSGDESDSESGISRFQIHVYETAPANADGGVARIIYGRMRILEHASTTGCAGANTSTTRMGIGYGENDATRVVFLNTDNHPTVTGGSRSYGTEIVGCNGFGNAPTNITSLNSNNNTSRKFYNFNPPAPNGNVTTFNLSCVSSNSVMLNWTENATNEVGIVIYRSTDNVNFTFLTQLASGTTSFLNTGLAANTTYYYRVFTVTEGRLSAITVNNVGNITTPNTLSVYSILSSNWTNLLTWTTAAIPLFSQNVVIGCIVPHTVAVNGNGDCNDLTVQNGSVLNFNVNRTLHVRGNLYNYGTINLNTGATLRIDGQAENYGTINVNGGTLIVNGNLINTPLATVDNGTGTIRLRGNLINNGAYNAQTGSFHFDGNSNQLINHTGTSSFLQTNSLATLFSPNNSQRGNMFNVTTNANAIIIDDFDISLRTSGNYTVAVYYRVGGYNGFENNAAAWTLLGTASVVSPSADAVVNLPVGGLNIPASTTYGLYITSTTLNSLAYTDGANTYNDSNLTIQTGVGISYPFGTIYSPRTWNGRINYRTNTVSPNNLYFYNFLMENTSAGGVRTQNTDVYIAHHATWTNGIFYSDNNHLLQFISGATSTLPNNGSYADLNVRKIGNQAFNFPTGNGGYAGVIGISAPSLTTDHFTARYFRVSPQTVPYDRSLKEASIHHISNCEYWILDRTNGAAAVSVSLSYDDVRSCGVGDPSALKVCRWDGAQWIDHFNGGNFATPYAGLTSAGAVSNFSPFTLGSLVTEDINPLPVSWLGFEAKAQNALDALLNWQTAQETDNSHFVVERSQNGLDFQAIGRVEGTNRSHTSSYDFVDERAAIYAENGILYYRLRQVDFSGKESYSPMRQVVFEVGEKMQIFSLAPNPFQNQFEVRYQIPTQAAVSFTLLDMTGRILWQKIETQAAGTHLQSIEGSQLAKGAYLLKITYQNQSEVRKIVKE; encoded by the coding sequence ATGAAAAAAAATATACATCTTTGGTTATTTTGCTACAGTGTTTTTCTGCTGCTACCCAGTTTTCCGCTACTTCGCGCCCAAAACGTACAGAACTATGCCATTACCGCAGGCTCGAATGAGGCTTTGGTAGGAGGTGGTGGTTGGACACAACTTATTGGTGCAAACCAACAGAGTGTTGCCTCTGCCGCAGTGCCAATAGGTTTTGAGGTTTGGTTTATGGGTGAGCGTTTTACCGATTTTAATGTCAATGTCAATGGCGTTTTGCGATTTGGAACAGCCATTTTGCCCACAACTGCCAATACGCCGGGGATTACAGACAATGCCCGCATTTGTGCTTTTGCCCATGCCACTACGGGTAATAGCACTTGGTCGACGGAAAGTAACGGCAGTGTGCGATACAAAGTAATAGGCACTGCGCCCAACCGCCGCTTAGTCGTAGATTGGGATAATATCCGCATGAGTGGTGATGAGTCGGACTCAGAATCTGGAATTTCACGCTTTCAAATTCACGTCTATGAAACTGCACCTGCTAATGCAGACGGTGGAGTGGCTCGTATCATCTATGGACGCATGCGCATTTTAGAACACGCTTCCACAACAGGCTGTGCAGGCGCAAACACAAGCACAACACGAATGGGAATTGGTTATGGTGAAAATGACGCAACAAGGGTTGTCTTTCTCAATACAGACAATCACCCAACGGTTACAGGTGGGTCGCGCTCCTACGGAACAGAAATCGTTGGCTGCAATGGTTTTGGAAATGCCCCTACCAACATCACCTCTTTGAATAGCAACAACAATACCTCGCGCAAATTTTACAATTTCAACCCTCCTGCCCCCAACGGCAATGTAACAACTTTCAACCTTTCTTGTGTTTCGAGCAATTCGGTGATGCTCAATTGGACAGAAAACGCCACCAACGAAGTAGGTATCGTCATTTACCGCTCTACCGACAATGTAAATTTTACCTTTCTGACCCAACTTGCTTCGGGTACGACGAGCTTTCTCAATACAGGACTTGCCGCCAATACGACTTATTACTATCGCGTCTTTACCGTTACCGAAGGGCGACTTTCTGCCATTACGGTCAATAACGTGGGCAATATCACAACCCCTAACACGCTTTCTGTTTATTCCATTCTTTCAAGCAACTGGACAAACCTGCTCACTTGGACAACGGCAGCCATTCCTCTTTTTTCTCAAAATGTCGTTATCGGTTGTATCGTACCGCATACCGTTGCCGTCAATGGAAATGGTGATTGTAATGATTTGACCGTACAAAATGGCAGCGTGTTGAATTTTAATGTAAATAGAACCCTGCACGTGCGCGGCAATTTATACAATTACGGTACAATTAACCTCAACACAGGCGCGACTTTGCGCATAGACGGGCAGGCGGAAAACTACGGCACTATCAATGTCAATGGTGGAACGCTGATTGTCAATGGAAACCTTATCAATACCCCCCTTGCGACAGTGGATAACGGCACAGGCACGATTCGCTTGCGTGGCAATCTTATCAACAATGGCGCGTATAATGCCCAAACAGGCAGTTTCCATTTCGATGGCAATAGCAACCAACTTATCAATCATACAGGGACAAGTTCCTTTTTACAAACTAATAGCTTGGCTACTCTATTTTCACCCAACAATAGCCAACGCGGTAATATGTTTAATGTTACTACAAATGCTAATGCAATTATTATAGATGATTTTGATATTTCTTTGCGCACCTCTGGCAACTATACTGTTGCCGTCTATTATCGCGTAGGTGGCTATAATGGATTTGAAAATAATGCTGCTGCTTGGACACTACTTGGGACAGCCAGTGTGGTAAGCCCAAGTGCTGATGCCGTTGTCAATCTGCCTGTGGGCGGTCTAAATATTCCCGCAAGCACAACTTACGGTCTTTACATTACCAGCACCACACTAAACAGTTTAGCCTATACAGACGGAGCTAATACGTACAACGACTCTAATCTAACTATTCAGACAGGTGTTGGTATTAGCTACCCTTTTGGTACAATTTATTCCCCACGTACATGGAATGGTAGAATTAACTACCGCACAAATACGGTTTCCCCCAACAATCTCTATTTCTACAACTTTTTAATGGAAAATACCAGCGCAGGCGGCGTAAGAACGCAAAACACAGACGTTTATATCGCCCATCATGCCACTTGGACAAATGGTATTTTCTATTCCGACAACAACCACCTGCTGCAATTTATCAGTGGCGCAACCTCTACCCTGCCCAATAATGGTAGCTATGCAGACCTAAATGTGCGCAAAATCGGTAATCAGGCGTTCAACTTCCCCACAGGCAACGGGGGCTATGCAGGCGTGATAGGAATTTCTGCCCCAAGCCTCACGACCGACCACTTTACGGCGCGTTATTTTAGGGTTTCGCCCCAAACTGTCCCCTACGATAGAAGCCTCAAAGAAGCCTCGATTCACCATATTAGCAACTGCGAGTATTGGATTTTGGATAGAACTAATGGCGCGGCTGCCGTTTCGGTGAGTTTGAGCTACGATGATGTAAGAAGCTGTGGCGTAGGCGACCCTTCTGCCCTAAAAGTTTGCCGTTGGGACGGCGCACAATGGATAGACCACTTCAACGGCGGCAACTTTGCCACTCCTTACGCAGGTTTGACAAGTGCTGGCGCAGTTTCTAATTTTAGCCCCTTTACTTTGGGTAGTCTGGTTACGGAAGACATCAATCCGCTGCCCGTTTCTTGGCTTGGCTTTGAAGCCAAAGCGCAAAACGCCCTCGATGCCCTTTTGAATTGGCAGACGGCACAAGAAACCGACAATTCGCACTTTGTAGTAGAACGCTCTCAAAATGGGCTTGACTTTCAAGCCATCGGTAGGGTAGAAGGCACAAACAGAAGCCACACTTCGAGCTATGATTTTGTAGATGAAAGGGCGGCTATTTATGCTGAAAATGGAATCCTATATTATCGCCTTCGTCAGGTAGATTTTAGTGGCAAGGAAAGCTATTCGCCTATGCGTCAGGTAGTTTTCGAAGTAGGTGAAAAAATGCAAATTTTCTCGCTTGCTCCCAATCCTTTCCAAAATCAGTTTGAAGTACGCTACCAAATCCCGACCCAAGCCGCCGTCAGTTTCACCCTTCTCGATATGACAGGCAGAATCCTTTGGCAGAAAATAGAAACACAAGCCGCAGGAACGCATCTCCAAAGTATAGAAGGCTCGCAATTAGCAAAGGGAGCGTATCTTTTGAAGATAACGTATCAAAACCAAAGCGAAGTGCGAAAAATTGTAAAAGAATAA
- a CDS encoding Na/Pi cotransporter family protein, with protein sequence MTYFHTFISILAALVLFLHSLAGFSKELQELGAEKLQAWLGKITQNRLGGFGLGILLTTLIQSSSAVTSITVSLVDAGVISFFDSLAVLMGANLGTTFTAWLVAFKLHNLGSILLVVGMGLGFLPFRIRLAGKSIFYLGLILFSLELISLALEPLAKDQTILGFLSEIDRLWVGIFIGIVVTILVQSSSVTTGLSIILASQDLLSLPAALAIVIGSNIGTTSTALFASLSLSESAKNAALANTLFNLIGLAIFIPFIGLLAQFLIATELEISYQIALAHLIFNLSISLIGLPLLKPLGKLVLLLNEKAHSAQLTLFPHKDEKIIPKKNTTKKIIPKKIIPRKFRHKKNRKSE encoded by the coding sequence ATGACTTACTTTCACACGTTTATTTCCATTTTGGCTGCCTTAGTGCTTTTTCTGCATAGCTTGGCGGGCTTTTCGAAGGAGTTGCAGGAACTGGGGGCGGAAAAATTGCAGGCTTGGTTAGGGAAAATTACCCAAAACCGCTTGGGTGGCTTTGGCTTGGGAATTTTGCTCACAACCCTGATTCAGTCGAGCAGTGCCGTTACAAGCATTACGGTTTCTTTGGTAGATGCAGGCGTGATTAGTTTTTTTGATAGCTTGGCGGTGCTAATGGGAGCAAATTTGGGTACAACTTTTACGGCATGGCTGGTGGCATTTAAGTTGCACAATTTGGGCAGTATCCTGCTTGTTGTGGGCATGGGCTTGGGTTTTCTGCCTTTTCGGATTCGTTTGGCGGGCAAATCTATTTTTTATTTGGGTCTGATTTTATTTAGCTTAGAACTCATTAGCCTTGCCCTCGAACCGCTTGCCAAAGACCAGACCATTTTGGGTTTTCTTTCCGAAATAGACCGCCTTTGGGTCGGTATTTTTATCGGGATAGTGGTTACGATTTTGGTACAATCGAGTTCGGTAACGACGGGACTTAGCATCATCTTGGCATCACAAGATTTGCTTTCCCTGCCTGCTGCCCTTGCTATCGTGATAGGCTCGAATATTGGCACTACCAGCACAGCACTTTTTGCTTCTCTTTCTCTTTCGGAGTCGGCTAAAAATGCTGCCCTTGCTAATACGCTTTTCAATTTGATAGGCTTGGCGATTTTTATACCTTTTATCGGTTTGCTTGCTCAATTTTTAATCGCTACCGAATTGGAAATAAGCTACCAAATTGCACTTGCGCATCTTATTTTCAATTTGAGCATCTCACTTATCGGCTTGCCACTATTAAAGCCTTTGGGCAAATTGGTTCTGCTTTTAAATGAAAAGGCACATTCGGCACAACTTACGCTTTTTCCGCACAAAGACGAAAAAATCATACCCAAAAAAAATACAACCAAAAAAATTATACCTAAAAAAATCATACCCAGAAAGTTTAGACATAAAAAAAATAGAAAAAGCGAATAA